Proteins encoded together in one bacterium window:
- the nrdR gene encoding transcriptional repressor NrdR, whose amino-acid sequence MKCPYCSDVANKVIDSRLAGNSLSIRRRRKCLKCSRRFTTYERIESVPFMVIKKDGRREPFKREKLLSGLIRSCEKRPVSIADIENLVDEIEKEVKEKFYDEVSSGKIGEMVMRSLRKMDDIAYVRFASVYRQFTDVDDFLKEVKQFSHTKRGGK is encoded by the coding sequence ATGAAGTGTCCTTATTGTAGTGATGTGGCAAATAAAGTGATTGATTCCCGTCTTGCTGGTAATTCTTTGTCTATAAGACGCAGGAGGAAATGTCTTAAATGCAGTAGGCGTTTTACAACCTATGAGAGAATCGAAAGTGTCCCTTTTATGGTTATTAAAAAAGACGGAAGAAGAGAACCATTCAAAAGAGAAAAATTATTGAGCGGACTAATTAGGTCGTGCGAAAAAAGGCCGGTTAGCATTGCGGATATCGAAAATTTGGTTGACGAAATAGAAAAGGAGGTGAAGGAAAAGTTTTACGATGAAGTCTCGTCGGGAAAAATAGGAGAAATGGTGATGCGCAGTTTGAGGAAAATGGATGATATCGCTTATGTAAGATTTGCGTCCGTTTATAGACAGTTCACCGACGTAGATGATTTTTTAAAAGAGGTTAAACAATTTTCTCACACCAAAAGAGGGGGGAAATAA
- the nrdD gene encoding anaerobic ribonucleoside-triphosphate reductase: MDKQQTKQSTIEKVRKRDGRIVSFDKSKIADAIFRAAESVGGEDRFLADQLAEVVEFYIGKKGVDVPEIEEIQDAVEKALIETGHAKTAKTFILYRDWRKRVRNTMKVSKRTKSANISSTDFALMVSTSQMADILPWDKKKISDALIKECDISPSIASSIASSVEEKIMRSELKNISTILIREMVDNELLVRGYSKHLKREKLLGMSMFNLENIVFSKSNENSNIAANNPEAVNLEIAENTLKQYSLEKLFSTEVSQAHLKGIIHIHDLGYPIRVYCSSHSIEYIKKYGLELNNLDTSSFPASHARTLTGHLNTFLASMQAYYAGALGVGYINILYAPYLVGMSDKQLKQEAQYLIFSCSQNAFSRGGQTLFLDFNLHTGVPSYLADVPAIGPGGKYTGKTYKDYEKETQRFCKALMDVWREGDCYGHVFAFPKMDLHINKDTFSDPAQNELFEYACQVASENGSPYFVFDRDEVTLSQCCRLRTVVEDQYVIKHPESMRFCGFQNVTINLPQASYRAGKGNFEGLLEEIEKAIKLAMKAHIQKKKFISELMSESSMPLWQIGKTVKDNRPYVDLEKSTYIIGLIGLNECVQHLTGKELHEDDEVYKVGLKIIAWMNLKAKEMGKEHNLKVALEESPAESAARRLARIDLREFPVSKEVIKGDIEKEEYYYTNAIHFRADAPISLVERIEKQSRFHPLIESGAILHAFVGEQKPSKESVMNLIDKTFHNTQAAQIAISPEFTMCNNCHRSTRGLKDSCSYCESSDVYGVTRIVGYFSRVNNWNKSKIGELKDRKKGNYRIG; encoded by the coding sequence ATGGATAAACAACAAACTAAGCAGTCCACAATAGAAAAAGTGAGAAAAAGAGATGGGAGGATTGTTTCTTTCGACAAATCCAAGATTGCAGATGCAATATTTAGGGCTGCTGAATCTGTTGGTGGTGAAGACAGGTTTTTAGCCGACCAGTTGGCAGAAGTAGTAGAGTTCTATATTGGTAAAAAAGGCGTAGATGTTCCTGAGATAGAAGAGATTCAAGATGCAGTCGAAAAAGCCCTTATTGAGACAGGACATGCTAAAACAGCAAAAACATTCATACTTTATAGAGATTGGCGAAAAAGAGTAAGGAATACTATGAAAGTTAGTAAGCGGACAAAATCTGCTAATATTTCGTCCACGGATTTTGCTTTGATGGTATCAACCAGTCAAATGGCTGATATTCTTCCATGGGATAAGAAAAAAATCAGTGATGCACTAATAAAGGAATGCGATATTTCCCCTTCCATTGCAAGCTCAATTGCTTCAAGTGTTGAAGAGAAAATTATGCGCAGCGAACTTAAAAATATTTCGACTATTCTAATAAGAGAAATGGTTGACAATGAACTTTTAGTAAGAGGATACAGCAAGCATCTCAAACGGGAAAAACTGTTGGGGATGTCAATGTTCAATCTTGAAAACATAGTTTTTTCTAAATCCAATGAAAATTCTAATATTGCCGCTAATAATCCCGAAGCGGTAAATTTGGAAATTGCAGAAAATACTTTAAAGCAATATTCCTTGGAAAAACTTTTTTCTACTGAAGTTTCCCAAGCTCATTTAAAAGGCATTATCCATATTCATGATTTAGGTTATCCTATTAGAGTTTACTGCTCTTCTCATTCCATTGAATACATAAAAAAATACGGTCTTGAATTAAATAATCTTGACACTTCTTCTTTCCCTGCTTCTCATGCACGCACATTGACCGGACATTTGAACACTTTTCTTGCTTCCATGCAGGCTTATTATGCAGGCGCTTTGGGGGTTGGATACATAAATATTCTTTATGCTCCTTATCTTGTAGGCATGAGCGATAAACAGCTCAAACAAGAGGCGCAGTATTTAATATTTTCATGCTCACAGAATGCTTTTTCAAGAGGTGGACAGACATTATTTTTAGATTTTAATCTTCATACCGGTGTCCCGAGTTATCTTGCAGATGTTCCTGCTATTGGTCCGGGAGGCAAATATACAGGGAAAACATACAAAGACTACGAAAAAGAAACACAAAGATTTTGCAAAGCGTTGATGGATGTGTGGAGAGAAGGGGATTGCTATGGACACGTGTTTGCTTTTCCTAAGATGGATTTACATATAAATAAAGACACTTTCAGTGACCCGGCGCAAAATGAACTTTTTGAATATGCTTGTCAGGTTGCGTCCGAAAACGGCTCGCCTTATTTTGTTTTTGACAGAGACGAAGTAACTCTTTCCCAATGTTGTCGTTTAAGAACCGTAGTGGAAGACCAATATGTGATAAAACATCCCGAGAGTATGAGATTTTGCGGGTTCCAGAATGTCACGATTAATCTTCCGCAGGCTTCTTATCGCGCCGGAAAAGGCAATTTTGAAGGGCTGTTGGAAGAAATAGAAAAGGCAATAAAGCTGGCAATGAAAGCTCATATTCAGAAGAAGAAATTTATTTCAGAATTGATGTCTGAGTCATCTATGCCTTTATGGCAGATAGGCAAGACTGTGAAAGATAATAGGCCTTATGTAGATTTGGAAAAATCAACTTATATTATCGGACTAATTGGGCTTAACGAATGCGTTCAGCACTTGACGGGAAAAGAACTTCACGAAGATGACGAAGTGTATAAAGTAGGTCTTAAAATTATCGCGTGGATGAATTTAAAAGCCAAAGAGATGGGAAAGGAACATAACCTAAAGGTTGCTTTGGAAGAATCTCCGGCGGAATCGGCGGCAAGGCGACTTGCAAGAATTGATTTGCGAGAATTTCCTGTTTCAAAAGAAGTAATAAAGGGGGATATAGAGAAAGAGGAATACTATTATACAAATGCTATTCATTTCAGAGCTGACGCTCCGATTTCACTTGTGGAAAGAATAGAAAAACAAAGTCGTTTTCATCCCTTGATTGAGTCTGGGGCTATACTTCATGCTTTCGTAGGCGAACAAAAACCGTCAAAAGAAAGTGTTATGAATCTTATAGACAAAACGTTCCATAATACTCAAGCTGCCCAGATTGCTATTTCTCCCGAATTTACCATGTGTAATAATTGTCATCGTTCGACAAGGGGATTGAAAGATTCCTGCAGTTATTGCGAAAGTTCGGATGTATATGGAGTCACTCGTATCGTCGGCTATTTTTCTCGCGTAAATAATTGGAATAAATCTAAGATAGGAGAACTAAAAGATAGGAAAAAAGGCAATTACAGGATAGGATAA
- a CDS encoding cytidine/deoxycytidylate deaminase family protein yields MIKRPDWDEYFLNIAKAVSRRGTCIRRRFGAVIVKDNVALSNGYVGSPRNTPNCIDIGYCLRDKLNIPSGLLYELCRSIHAEENSIINAARNGISVVGAKLYLFGEDIVTSKIYPVPPCWRCKKAIINAGIVEVYVKEEKGIKLYKVSKWIKEMKKDPDFYLKDQYQRIKKLS; encoded by the coding sequence ATGATAAAAAGACCTGATTGGGACGAATATTTTTTGAATATTGCAAAAGCGGTTTCAAGGAGAGGCACTTGTATTAGGAGAAGATTCGGCGCAGTAATTGTAAAGGATAATGTTGCGCTGAGCAACGGGTATGTTGGATCTCCCAGGAATACCCCAAACTGTATAGATATAGGTTATTGTTTGAGAGATAAGTTAAACATTCCTTCCGGACTTCTCTATGAACTCTGCAGAAGCATCCACGCGGAAGAAAACTCTATTATAAATGCCGCTCGAAACGGAATATCTGTAGTTGGGGCAAAACTTTATTTGTTTGGAGAAGATATTGTAACCAGCAAGATATATCCTGTGCCTCCATGCTGGAGATGCAAAAAGGCTATAATTAACGCTGGAATAGTTGAAGTCTATGTTAAAGAAGAAAAAGGTATTAAGTTGTATAAAGTTAGCAAGTGGATAAAAGAAATGAAGAAAGACCCCGATTTTTACCTCAAAGACCAGTATCAGCGAATAAAGAAATTGTCTTAG
- the queF gene encoding NADPH-dependent 7-cyano-7-deazaguanine reductase QueF produces MNKDRIKGLKLLGEKKIKFPLSPEEAQLEVFDNAYPKRDYWIEFVCPEFTSICPVTSQPDFGKITIQYVPDKKCIESKSLKFFMFSFRNCGSFAEDIVNRILEKVVKAAKPRKAKVVGEFVARGGIAIKIEAEYP; encoded by the coding sequence ATGAATAAAGACAGAATAAAAGGGCTGAAACTGCTTGGTGAGAAGAAGATTAAATTTCCCCTTTCTCCCGAAGAGGCACAGCTTGAAGTATTTGATAATGCTTATCCCAAAAGGGATTATTGGATAGAGTTTGTTTGTCCGGAGTTCACATCTATATGCCCTGTAACAAGCCAGCCGGATTTTGGTAAAATAACCATCCAGTATGTTCCCGATAAAAAGTGTATAGAATCAAAATCTTTAAAGTTTTTTATGTTTTCGTTTCGTAACTGTGGCAGTTTTGCGGAAGATATTGTTAATAGAATATTGGAAAAAGTAGTTAAGGCAGCTAAACCGAGAAAAGCAAAGGTTGTAGGAGAATTTGTCGCAAGAGGCGGAATAGCTATAAAAATTGAAGCGGAATACCCTTGA